CTGTAAACGACGAGAATCGCGGTCATCTATGGTACTATTTCCATGATCCATCATGGCCGAGAAATCAATTCCCAAAGGATATTATGGCCACTGCGGTTGGGAAATgttgtgaattttcaagtaaatttctaaattctaTTGTAGGTTCAAAATGGATATCTCTCCGAGGTTCAGAAGAATTTGAAGGGAACTCAGTACAGATTTGGGGATAATGATGAACTTGTGGAAGGGTACGGTTTTCAGTGgaagagatttttttaaaactaggcctggaagaattttttaactccacgtgtcgatttacgagcatttgttttttaatgaaaaaaaattgtttcaaattgaaaaatgtattcagtattattaattcatttttctagttaaaattttttttaaactgaatttCATTGGTAAAGTAAAATTCTTGGCCTAGTTTCTTCTCCATCTCAAGCTACGTGGCcgcgaaaagaaaaaactcggccatatttgaaataccgtatttcttctattaatatggctgcaatactatttttcgatggtcttcccgcttgcaatactattagggagtgcaagactattagggagtgcaatactaattttcagaacatttttctgactttgagcttactagttttttcctgaaaaagctcgaatctttatgtaaaaattcagaaaatttgattttaataacATATAAGTaacatataagttcaaaaacttcaatcttgtagaaatgttgtgaaaaactgtagcaaaataggcaattttttttgttgaaatcctgaaattaacGAGACGGGCctgcaataaaaaagagtaaacgcaagactattagggagtgcaagactaatagggagtgccatactaattttcggaaggtctccgaggggcaatactaatagggagtgcaagtctaatagggaggccatattaatagaagatatacggtagctgatttttttcaaattttcagcttgacACACTTCTTAAAAACCGGCGAAATCGACCTGCAATCTAATTTGGTAATTCCTGCGATGGATATTTACGATGAAATGGTTTTTATTGGTGTACGTGATCAACCATACAAATGGCTATATGATCTCTACGAATTCTATCATGAGGAACGTGATTTGGTGGCTGGCAGTGGGCTTCGAGCTCAAGATGTCATTGAGGGAATGCtccacaaaattctgaagCCAAAATATAAAAGCTGGTTTCCTATGGGCAATTTGGCGTGGGTTTTGTTCCCAAAAGAAAGGCAAAAAAATGCTGATTTACAGACGAAACTCCCTGGTAATTCTGCTCGATGAGGTTTGGGAGGATATCATTGAATTGAGCACAAATGGTTTGGAAAGTGAGCTTCTGGATAGCTCATCACCGAATTACAAGGCAATTTATGATATGGTTGATATTGGAAATGCTTCTCCTGAACAATTGAAGacgaaaaatggcaaaaacttgaaatttactGTTTCGGTGTCTGCACAACGGGATTTGTACGAGATTGAAGCCGAGTTTCAACAACTTTTGACGCCGATCTACAAGCTTCTGAGTGTAAGTGCCCTTATGGTGAtctagaaataaaataaaataaatattcgaaagattataattttagatagcctagaattaaaaaaatgttgcaggcctagaaatttttaaaaattgctcagAATACTTTTTGTGgcctacaaaaatatttataaacgCAGACGCAGACATGATTAgtagtctggaaattttaaagttatcgaaaaaatcatgtaaagatctagaaaaattatttctgccagtttcaaatttctagctAGAACCTAGAAGCTGGTCGATGTAATTTTGTGATTTCCGtataaaaattgcgaaaattttcaagatggGTTAGAACGTTTTAATTCGTCTGTAAAATTCATCCTAACATAGAAATTGAGtaataattttccattttcagattcaatgGTTCCAATGTCGGCGGCCGAACTATTTCCACGTCCATCCACCATCAGAAGAGCACTTGGAGCCAAGTGATACAACAgaagattttatatttcacaTGAATCTTGCTCGAGATATGAGCCGATTTGCTAGATTGATGACTGAAGTTTTCGTGGTGAAAATTCAGGAGTAagaccattttttttctgtgaaattttttttgaatatataaataatgtttttgaatgaatttaaGAGATATACTTGAGAAATATAcgttaaaaattgtgattttcagcTTTACCAAGTGGAGAAACGACAAACCAATCGCTGAGCGATTTGTGGAAGACTTCATCGTATGGCCAATGCCTCCTCATGCAACAACTGATGCAAAtgaggttttaaaatttttcaaatttcgaaaaaaaaaaattttttttaaatcacatCTGAAACACATtgagaaatggaagaaaattccaacattcacgaaatttttttttttaattaacaaaaattttcgaaacgttgaatggaattatttttttctgattcattgagttctgtattttttagcttatttttttcaaaatataaaatatatggttcttttcaaaatcactttgaaaaatattgaaaaatgaacgaaaatccagaatttaaaaaaaatctttattttagaaaagtctttaatttcctattttttccagaacgcCTTCATCAATCTTCACAAAGATCTCGGACCTCAATTGATACTGGAAGTAAAAGAAAGAATATGGAATAGTAAAGTTGAGAAATACCGTACCGAATATTGGACAAAAGACTATAAAATGCGACGACAGGCACAATCAATGCAAGGATTAATGAAAGATCTTCTTTCAATGAAAGATGATAAAGATGCTTTTGTTTCTGTTGGTTCTGCCACATCAACTACAACTAAACAGGCATCTTTCGATGAACGGTTACTCAAAATGATGTCTGAAAGTGATTTAGATTGTGAGtgaagaaaataaatcaaaaataccaTAAGTCTTCAAtttgtttaattgaaaaattatagtaaatttaaaaatagctATTTCTCCAAAGTTTAAATTCTATAATTAATGTTATGAAgggtaaaataaatttttaaagcatttaaacttgctttttttcagcatCTGAACTACTGGAATCGCTGAAAAATGCTGCAGGAGTGGAGGAAAAAGTAGAATTTTTCGATATGGAAGACATGAATCAAGTACTCGATATGCTTGATAAAGCCGGACTCAGTAAGAAAggtaattttagtttttgattttatttcaaaatatataaaatatacttttcgaataaaaattgatttcattcCCAAAACctattcaattcaaattgttccattttttaattgaaaaaaaaacgattaaaaaatcaaattttcaaaatattggcttctaaaataatccaaaatgtattcatattgaaaaattcaatttcttcttttagCGGAAGTACAAATCAAAATGTTCGACGGAGAcggaaatgaaattaaaagtgATGAACTTGATTCAGTTACAAGAAATTTGTTGGATGTGGTTGATGCAACAAAACGATTCAAGGACGTCGAAAAAGCGtattctacaaaaatattcgacgattcttctgaaaatttggatgacGACGAAGAAAATCGGGATTAATTTGGGTTGTCTAACACGGTGTTCTTCTAGTCCCGCCAAATTTATGAATTGTATTTGCGGCATGGCCGAGCTTTCTCTTCCGCGGCTACGTTGCTaatgtttttttgctaaatgtacagtgctccacataatgatacggccacccccaaattttggtataactcaaaactgggttgagatagcaaaacatagtttcttgtgaaaatgttcgctGTACTGGCTAACTTTCAGTTAAGTATTGGAAATATACCTGAACcgtttgtaaaaaatataaaccattttttcatgaaaaaccatataaaaaatccacaaaatgatacggccacccttggttttcgttttcttttttcgttttctttgcaattttttttgctaaacgttAAGTTTCATGTTCGTTTGTGTTTTTACAGCTATGGGTCGTGGAATAACTTCAACTGACTACGAAAAAGGACAAATTGTGCCAAATTATCTCAAGGCTTCTCGAATCGtcagatttttcgtgatttgaaactttcgagAGATATGATCACTCGATATGCTTCCAATCCTGCCGCTTATTGCACAAAAAAGTCTTCTGGTCGCACACCTTTTCTTTCTGTcagacccaaaaaaaaaaccgttcgTCGAGCATCCAATTGAACAGTGACTTGCTCGAAAAGTAGGAGCGAGATGAACCTGGCAGTGTCTGTTGAGGCCGTACGACATGTTCTTTTGAAGTCTCAGTTTAacaaaagacgaaaattaaGAAAGGCTCCATTCATTACCAAAAAACCGCCAAAACCGTATTCAGTTTGCTAAAATCAGTCAGGGAACTAACTGAAGACAAGTGAGGATTACGGTATAATCATTCAAGCCCAGTTTTTGGTTTCAGttcatcttttcttttctcaaatcGTGCCACTAATCACGGTAGTAATCTGGTTCATTAcagttaaactttttctcgTCACTGAAGATGAACTGAAACCAAAAACTGGGCTTGAATGATTATACCGTAATCCTCACTTGTCTTCAGTTAGTTCCCTGACTGATTTTAGCAAACTGAATACGGTTTTGGCGGTTTTTTGGTAATGAATGGAGCCTTTCttaattttcgtcttttgtTAAACTGAGACTTCAAAAGGACATGTCGTACGGCCTCAACAGACACTGCCAGGTTCATCTCGCTCCTACTTTTCGAGCAAGTCACTGTTCAATTGGATGCTCGAcgaacggttttttttttgggtctgACAGAAAGAAAAGGTGTGCGACCAGAAGACTTTTTTGTGCAATAAGCGGCAGGATTGGAAGCATATCGAGTGATCATATCTCTCGAAAGTTTccaaatcacgaaaaatctgaCGATTCGAGAAGCCTTGAGATAATTTGGCACAATTTGTCCTTTTTCGCAGTCAGTTGAAGTTATTCCACGACCCATAACTGTAAAAACACAAACGAACATGAAACTTaacgtttagcaaaaaaaattgcaaagaaaacgaaaaaagaaaacgaaaaccaagggtggccgtatcattttgtggattttttaaatatggtttttcatgaaaaaatggtttatcttttttacAAACGGTTCAGGTATATTTCCAATACTTATCTGAAAGTAAGTTAGTACagcgaacattttcacaagaaactatgttttgctatctcaacccagttttgagttataccaaaatttggggtggccgtatcattatgTGGAGCACTGTAGTATCGATACTACTAGATCAAAAGTAAATGTGAATAGTTACGGTTATGAATTATTGATTGTTTTTCcccatcacttttttttcatgctTCCCAGATGCCTTATCCATgtgaatatatttattcaaaaatcagctttaatttattttatattttccctttttttcggtttttctccTATGTTAGACATTCCATAAATAatgggtttttaaaaaataattctgtctaattttttcggcggttttaaccaattttctatcattttctataatttcccTTTGTGTCCGTTGTTGAAATTTCCCCATTGACAGACATTTGATGATTCGGGTGCTCATTTCGCTTACAGTTATGGCTTCTGTGCTTCATGCTGAGCCAACTGTCGTTGTTGTTGGAGGTGGGCTCGCCGGGCTGTCTGCTTCACTGGATATTATCAATGGAGGTGGACGTGTGATTTTGGTAGAGGGAGAGGGAAATACTGGTGGAAATTCAGCGAAGGTAAGATCttgcgaatttttgaaaaaaatctatttaacTTCTGGAAATATCgattgttaaaatttattttctcgcatttttttgttccaaatttctgaaaaagttatttattttacTATTAGTtgcaaattgtgaaaaaaaataatattctgttttttttcctttaaaactgaaacgtctctgaaaaaatatgataaattaaaaaatttcgattgtaagaaattttcaaatttaaaaacagttaaatcgtgtgaaaaagctggaaataaaaaaaaagagtaacaAATTctcgttctgaaaaatttcaaaattaagtaTGCCAAATTACAGTAAAATGTTTTAGTAAGTCTaggtgatttttaaaaaaagtgtccAATATCCTcacttcttgaaaaaaatattccaggcATCCAGCGGAATCAACGGTGCTGGAACCGAAACTCAGGAGAAACTGGGAATCAAAGATTCGCCGGAACTTCTTGTCAAGGACACTCTGAGTGCAGGAGACTCTGAAAATGACAAGAAACTTGTGGAAATTCTGGCTGCTAATTCAGCAGATGCTGTTGAATTTCTGCGTGGAGTTGAAGTGGATCTGACTGATGTGAATCTATGTGGTGGGCATTCTGTACCACGTACTCATTGGATTCCATCTCCAAAGGAAGGACGACCAATACCAGCTGGTTTCGAAATTATGAAGAGATTGAGAACAAGGCTTAATGAGAAGCAATCGGAGAATCCAGAAGCCTTCAAGCTTTTGACTCAGACTAAAATGGTTggaattttgagagaaaatggaaaagtatCGGGAATCGAGATTGTAACATCAGCTTCTGGAGAGAAATCAAAGATCATCGGAGACGCTGTAATCCTTGCAACCGGTGGATTCTCTGCTGATGAAACTTTGCTCAAGGAATTTGGAGCTGAAATATTCGGATTCCCAACAACAAATGGAGCATTCGCTAAAGGAGATGGTGTGAAAATTGCGAGAGCTCTTGGAGCAAAGATTATTGGAAtggaaaatattcagattCATCCTACAGCGTTTGTAGATCCAAAAGATCCATCAGCAGGAACAAAGTTCCTGGCGGCTGAGGCTATTCGTGGAAAAGGAGCTCTGCTTATTAACTCAAAGGGACAAAGATTTGGAAATGAGTTGGGAAGACGCGATTATTTAACTGGAAAGATTCTTGAGCTCGCTGAGCCAATTGAAGAGAGTTTCCAAGGAGGATCTGCTGGAAGAAATGCGGCGATTATGATTATGAATGAAGCAAATGTTGAGGCTTTTGGCAGAcctgctttcaatttttattcgattgtTAAGAAATTCTTTGGTaggtttttttctgtgaaaaagttggaaaacattttttaaattagttgtttgttatttgaaaaatcccaaacaatttttttcaaatttcattttttttttcgaaatccaTTAACACTTCTCGAGAATAAGTTCGACAAAATCTTCGTATTAAAAATTCCCagtttaaagatttttttgtcgaaaattttatcagcttccttttttttggagtttaaaagcattttaaatccaaaactaatttttttttccggaatttctgaaatttttaaaaattccctttttcaaattaatttttttaatttttagttttatattatgaaaattgtattattgctctgaaatctgatttttttcagcgaaatacGAGAACTCCGCGGAGCTTGCAAAGGCTTTGGGTATCGACGAATCAGCTATTAAAACCACTTTGGAGGAATATCAGAAgagttttgatggaaaatctGAAGATCCTTTCGGCAAAAAggtattcaaatatttttaattttaaaattcttgaaaaaatgactaagaattctgaaaagttgatcAAAATTGCATTTACTTTTAAAACAGACTTtataaaatcagaaaagtgaaagaaaaactaaaattcatagatttaggaaaaattgtgcTGAAATTGTATTATTAGAAACTTTGAgtaaaacgttgaaaaatatcgagaaaATCTTTCCCCGAATATTTGACgatctattttcaatttaaacttTCCCaagcctaaattttttttcaaaattaaaaaaatatcgttcagcaaaaaaaaatatcgaaactgTAAAAACAAAGTTATTTTTGCATCGGAATTAGCCGAAAAATACCGAAACTGTAATAATTTCCCATTTCCAGGTGTTCCCAGTGTCTGCAATCTCTCCGACTGAGCCAATCTACGCAGCAATCGTCGTCCCAGCAATCCACTACACCATGGGTGGCCTGAAAATCGACGAGGCCACCCGCGTCATCGATGAGCATGGCAAGCCAATTGTCGGCCTTTTTGCCGCTGGAGAAGTCACTGGCGGAGTTCATGGTTCCAATCGATTGGCTGGAAATTCCCTGCTTGAATGTGTGGTGTTTGGCAGAATTGCTGGAAAATCTGCGGCTCAATCTGCTGCGGAGACTCGTACCGAGCTctaattcgaatatttttacagaaaaaactCAGTTTTGTGGCTCAATTCTACAGtataattcagaaattttcagttaaaaaaaacattttttcgcgaTCCGGGATTCCCGGACCCCTGTAGATAATGATTCATTTACTAGTTCCAACCAACTTTATATGTTTTTATTATATCTACTACTCTATtcagcatttttatttttcttgtgaTTTGCATCTTTATGGGTTCTTCTACACATATatttatttctcattttctcttcattttcacACTCTCTCGTATTTATCGTGTTTCCTTCTTCGTATTGTGGTGTGTTTTTGGGTAATAAatgtgttttattttcagaagaagcGGCAGACGATGATGATCAACGATGACGATGAGACGTTCGATGACCAATATCCAGCAGATGAAGTGACCGCAGCAACGATGCGTAGActtgcttttgaaaaaatggatgatGATTATTATCTCGGTGGAGCTGTTGGGGATGAAGTTTTTGATTCAGAGGATGATGTGAGGTAAATACACTGGAAAATGGGAGAAATTGTAATCAAtgccaaaaaaaggaaatgcacagcgtaaaaattttggaaaaaaaaactatttttcactaaaatcacATGAATTTCTAAGTTTCcaccttttaaaaaaatcagacacCGCTCGCAGGTTACGGTAGCAGTAATCCCCGACGCAGCTGAAATTCTTGCTACAGTACTCCATGCAGAAGTATTCAAAGAAAACGACCTTttttggttactgtagctaaattttaatatgttggttcaatagaaaatcatttttgagaaatatccctacttcatcgaaaaatcaagttttatttcaaaactatccCGCTGATCAAACAAACACAGTATTCCTAGGCGAATCTAGTCCGATTCGGGAA
The nucleotide sequence above comes from Caenorhabditis elegans chromosome III. Encoded proteins:
- the F48E8.4 gene encoding MRH domain-containing protein (Confirmed by transcript evidence) — encoded protein: MIIYFLQLFLLPSTTATAGVFDLAEYRRVSYDANIGENFLWFAPELDIRKVTASNIDDLEKRIVNRIPDDSTEQNLMFVTSKGGQKFACSLPDVEDVKKDKPKSSKNPKIYGDALAASFYVDKCVKLRGNHWWSYILCRGQTIEQVHGEPGQEGYVKNILGLFDGSLKMPSYQESTDDRLLFVEETYTSGTFCDLEEYREPRMTSVRYECDAQLSTNEVYISSVVEVKPCQYLMIVKVGTLCRYPEFLPASQSNTKKIGCQPFLRKEDVRQLLERQLEEKQKAEESQRVLTVKKRKFQRAAERFNAMTKSQRNLHIPDVVKRINAEMDYHAAHFNLLVAGLELEGKPITQKKRDYMWKLFSTADISDYIFYSDYDTVNDENRGHLWYYFHDPSWPRNQFPKDIMATAVQNGYLSEVQKNLKGTQYRFGDNDELVEGLTHFLKTGEIDLQSNLVIPAMDIYDEMVFIGVRDQPYKWLYDLYEFYHEERDLVAGSGLRAQDVIEGMLHKILKPKYKSWFPMGNLARNSLVILLDEVWEDIIELSTNGLESELLDSSSPNYKAIYDMVDIGNASPEQLKTKNGKNLKFTVSVSAQRDLYEIEAEFQQLLTPIYKLLSIQWFQCRRPNYFHVHPPSEEHLEPSDTTEDFIFHMNLARDMSRFARLMTEVFVVKIQDFTKWRNDKPIAERFVEDFIVWPMPPHATTDANENAFINLHKDLGPQLILEVKERIWNSKVEKYRTEYWTKDYKMRRQAQSMQGLMKDLLSMKDDKDAFVSVGSATSTTTKQASFDERLLKMMSESDLDSSELLESLKNAAGVEEKVEFFDMEDMNQVLDMLDKAGLSKKAEVQIKMFDGDGNEIKSDELDSVTRNLLDVVDATKRFKDVEKAYSTKIFDDSSENLDDDEENRD
- the F48E8.3 gene encoding fumarate reductase (NADH) (Confirmed by transcript evidence) encodes the protein MASVLHAEPTVVVVGGGLAGLSASLDIINGGGRVILVEGEGNTGGNSAKASSGINGAGTETQEKLGIKDSPELLVKDTLSAGDSENDKKLVEILAANSADAVEFLRGVEVDLTDVNLCGGHSVPRTHWIPSPKEGRPIPAGFEIMKRLRTRLNEKQSENPEAFKLLTQTKMVGILRENGKVSGIEIVTSASGEKSKIIGDAVILATGGFSADETLLKEFGAEIFGFPTTNGAFAKGDGVKIARALGAKIIGMENIQIHPTAFVDPKDPSAGTKFLAAEAIRGKGALLINSKGQRFGNELGRRDYLTGKILELAEPIEESFQGGSAGRNAAIMIMNEANVEAFGRPAFNFYSIVKKFFAKYENSAELAKALGIDESAIKTTLEEYQKSFDGKSEDPFGKKVFPVSAISPTEPIYAAIVVPAIHYTMGGLKIDEATRVIDEHGKPIVGLFAAGEVTGGVHGSNRLAGNSLLECVVFGRIAGKSAAQSAAETRTEL